From a region of the Paenibacillus lutimineralis genome:
- a CDS encoding GH36-type glycosyl hydrolase domain-containing protein, translated as MAATITDSKYSIQAGDLSFTFWESGDLHQAVSGSTMINQLMTSPVEGSLNNIYLRVHSESGISFYPLLGIQSGSTVSVGRDRIVWEGAVAGVEYRVIFALSPQGIWFWDVTVQGKGVTVDVIYGQDIGNADIGAVRSNEAYLSQYIDHSVFEDKDYGYVVCSRQNMLQSGGFPYLQQGSLTRAAGFSTDGFQFFGLSYKETNEPSCLSEPKLANEIYQYEFAYTALQSELVSLDGEARFVFYGLFKADHAAAVTELEYKEEIVKAWQAYNSEAGSSELRRLQPMRFKPEFGQPVQALAMTQEEVDALFPQSLRHQEERKDGKLLAFFTEAYEHVILKEKELLVERPHGHILMSGSNVELGAKVVTTTSYLYGIFNSHLVVGNTNLNKMMSNARSALNVPKTAGQRIYVELGGKYQLLTMPSMFEIGFNYVRWHYKLSDDVLVITNYTAAELPVVRLHVKSNNGKKYKFLITNQITMDVNEYGSSVRMMEEQGVLTFYGGQDEIRAQAYPNLKYRMQVHGTDVEIGDEAMLIDGIPSGSASLVNMKLASTSEWSLTMQGLLEGEEIAMDAISNAMTEIEAYRSFLNNVMNGFRLRDADGQDRDDLFKFNALTWWYTHNMLVHYSVPHGLEQYGGAAWGTRDVCQGPTEYFMATQKFEQVRDILLTVYSHQFEDDGNWPQWFMFDRYAQIQQEESHGDIIVWPLKVLSDYLAATQDYGILEETVPYTVKGSFSFTDQAYTILDHMNREIDYIRSHFLHDTHLSSYGDGDWDDTLQPANAQLKKYMVSSWTVALTYQSLNQLSKALASVQPDLAAELAEMTDRIRQDYYHYMLQTDVIPGFLYLENPESAKLMLHPSDTETGIQYRLLPMTRSMIAELLDPQRAASHYELIKEKLFFPDGVRLMNRPAQYAGGVSTHFKRAEQAANFGREVGLQYVHAHIRFVEAMAKLGHAEDVWHGLQAINPVGIQDVVPNAEIRQSNAYFSSSDGKFNTRYDAQTGFEQLRSGEVQVKGGWRIYSSGPGIYMNQLISNALGIRQEQGDLVIDPVLPTELDGLHFDFQYAGMKITFIYHITGGPVNAVALNGNQIDTVRLANPYRQGGIRLSRSVFEQVINQEDHVIDIFM; from the coding sequence ATGGCAGCCACCATTACAGATTCGAAATATAGCATTCAGGCCGGAGATCTGAGCTTTACTTTTTGGGAGAGCGGAGATTTGCATCAGGCTGTTAGTGGTTCAACCATGATTAATCAGCTTATGACTAGCCCTGTGGAAGGATCCCTGAACAATATATACTTGCGCGTTCATAGCGAATCAGGTATTTCCTTTTACCCGTTGCTGGGCATTCAATCGGGAAGTACAGTAAGCGTCGGCAGGGATCGTATTGTGTGGGAAGGAGCTGTCGCAGGGGTAGAATACCGTGTAATCTTCGCATTGTCGCCTCAGGGCATCTGGTTCTGGGATGTAACGGTTCAAGGCAAGGGCGTTACTGTAGATGTGATTTATGGGCAGGATATCGGAAATGCTGATATCGGAGCTGTACGTAGTAATGAAGCATATTTATCGCAATATATAGATCATTCCGTATTCGAAGATAAGGACTATGGCTATGTCGTCTGCTCCAGGCAAAATATGCTGCAAAGCGGAGGCTTCCCATATTTACAGCAGGGCTCGCTAACCCGTGCGGCGGGGTTCTCTACGGATGGATTTCAATTCTTCGGGCTCTCTTATAAAGAGACCAATGAACCATCCTGCTTGAGCGAACCTAAATTGGCTAATGAGATTTATCAATATGAATTTGCATATACAGCGCTTCAGTCAGAGTTGGTCTCGCTGGATGGCGAAGCACGCTTTGTGTTCTATGGTCTCTTCAAGGCAGATCATGCGGCCGCTGTGACGGAGTTGGAATATAAAGAAGAGATTGTTAAGGCGTGGCAGGCATATAACTCGGAAGCGGGAAGTAGCGAACTGAGACGTCTACAGCCTATGCGTTTCAAGCCTGAATTCGGTCAACCAGTCCAGGCTCTTGCTATGACGCAAGAAGAAGTAGATGCCTTGTTCCCACAATCATTGAGACATCAGGAAGAGCGCAAAGATGGAAAGCTGCTCGCTTTCTTCACCGAAGCTTATGAGCATGTGATTCTGAAAGAGAAAGAACTGCTCGTCGAACGCCCGCATGGACATATCCTGATGAGCGGCAGCAATGTAGAACTAGGAGCTAAGGTTGTTACGACGACCTCATACTTGTACGGTATTTTCAATTCTCATCTTGTTGTCGGTAATACGAACCTTAATAAAATGATGAGCAACGCCCGAAGTGCGCTTAATGTGCCGAAGACAGCCGGACAGCGGATCTATGTAGAGCTCGGGGGCAAGTATCAGTTACTGACGATGCCATCCATGTTCGAGATCGGCTTCAATTATGTACGTTGGCATTATAAGCTGTCCGATGATGTTCTAGTGATCACGAATTACACAGCAGCGGAATTGCCAGTCGTTCGCCTGCATGTGAAGTCGAACAACGGCAAGAAGTACAAATTCCTGATAACCAACCAAATTACGATGGATGTTAATGAATACGGGTCTTCAGTCCGTATGATGGAGGAACAGGGTGTCCTGACGTTCTATGGCGGCCAGGATGAGATCCGCGCCCAGGCTTATCCGAACCTGAAATACCGGATGCAGGTGCATGGAACTGATGTCGAAATTGGCGATGAGGCTATGCTGATAGACGGGATTCCTTCTGGCTCTGCATCGCTGGTGAATATGAAGCTGGCATCTACAAGTGAGTGGAGCCTTACCATGCAAGGGCTGCTTGAGGGTGAAGAGATCGCTATGGACGCGATATCGAATGCCATGACAGAGATCGAAGCTTACCGCAGCTTCCTGAATAATGTCATGAACGGGTTCCGTCTTAGAGATGCGGATGGGCAGGATCGAGATGATTTGTTCAAGTTCAATGCACTGACTTGGTGGTATACGCACAATATGTTGGTGCACTATTCAGTACCTCATGGACTGGAGCAATACGGAGGCGCAGCCTGGGGAACACGCGATGTATGCCAAGGTCCGACAGAATATTTCATGGCCACTCAGAAGTTCGAACAGGTGCGCGATATTCTGCTGACGGTATACAGCCATCAATTTGAAGATGACGGGAATTGGCCGCAGTGGTTCATGTTTGACCGCTATGCTCAGATACAGCAGGAAGAGAGCCACGGCGATATCATCGTCTGGCCGTTGAAGGTGCTTAGCGATTACTTAGCGGCTACACAGGACTATGGCATTCTGGAGGAAACAGTACCATACACAGTGAAGGGAAGCTTCAGCTTTACGGATCAAGCCTATACTATCCTCGATCATATGAATCGAGAGATTGATTATATCCGCAGCCACTTCCTGCATGATACGCATCTATCCTCATATGGGGACGGGGATTGGGATGATACGCTGCAGCCAGCAAATGCACAGTTGAAGAAGTATATGGTCAGCAGCTGGACCGTTGCTCTGACTTACCAGTCTCTGAATCAATTGTCCAAGGCATTGGCGTCCGTTCAGCCAGATTTGGCTGCTGAGCTTGCGGAGATGACCGACCGGATCAGACAAGATTACTATCATTATATGCTGCAGACGGATGTGATCCCGGGTTTCCTCTACTTGGAAAATCCCGAGTCGGCGAAGCTGATGCTGCATCCTTCAGATACGGAGACAGGTATTCAGTATCGTCTGCTTCCAATGACTCGGAGCATGATTGCCGAACTGCTTGATCCGCAACGTGCGGCATCGCATTATGAGCTCATTAAGGAGAAGCTGTTCTTCCCGGATGGTGTGCGCTTGATGAATCGTCCAGCTCAGTATGCCGGTGGAGTCAGCACACATTTCAAACGGGCGGAGCAAGCTGCCAACTTTGGCCGCGAGGTCGGACTTCAATATGTCCATGCTCATATCCGCTTCGTAGAAGCAATGGCCAAGCTGGGACATGCAGAGGACGTATGGCATGGTTTGCAGGCTATTAATCCTGTAGGCATCCAGGATGTAGTTCCAAATGCGGAGATTCGTCAGAGCAATGCCTACTTCAGTAGCTCGGACGGGAAGTTCAATACGAGATATGATGCTCAGACGGGCTTTGAACAGCTGCGTAGCGGCGAGGTTCAAGTCAAGGGTGGGTGGAGAATCTACTCCAGCGGCCCGGGGATCTATATGAATCAGCTGATCTCCAATGCGCTTGGAATTCGCCAGGAACAGGGCGATCTCGTAATTGATCCGGTATTGCCAACCGAACTGGATGGATTGCACTTCGATTTCCAATATGCTGGAATGAAGATTACTTTCATCTATCATATAACCGGCGGACCGGTGAACGCAGTGGCCCTGAACGGGAATCAAATAGATACAGTGAGACTGGCAAATCCTTATCGTCAAGGCGGAATACGGCTATCCAGATCCGTCTTCGAACAGGTGATCAACCAAGAGGATCATGTCATCGACATTTTTATGTAA
- a CDS encoding LacI family DNA-binding transcriptional regulator — translation MTSIKDIAKRAGVSISTVSYALNGSSKVTDETRSRILHIANELNYIPNAAARTLKKKESRILGVFLTDFKGDVYGELLDGMKEVCNSQGYDLIVCSGEQSHRMLPERMIDGAVILDHTFSSEELLKHAQRNHKIVVLDRELEHPNINQVLLDNKAGATLATEYLVEQGHKKIYVVTGPDDSFDSIQRMKAVNLVASRADDVEWIELPGDFKKSGGERAAERIIQEYTEPVAVFCLNDEMAIGLCNRLADTDFIIGEHVHLIGFDNIELSRYMQPRLATIDYSKRKWGALAAEQLIKIISGEAVEHERIYVTLVQGASVGRGPKRSKLYTN, via the coding sequence TTGACAAGCATTAAAGATATTGCCAAAAGGGCTGGTGTCTCGATCTCAACAGTATCCTATGCCCTTAATGGCAGCAGCAAAGTGACGGATGAGACACGGTCCAGAATTCTTCATATCGCCAACGAGTTGAATTATATCCCCAATGCGGCGGCAAGAACGTTGAAGAAGAAGGAGTCCAGGATACTCGGCGTGTTCCTTACCGATTTCAAGGGGGATGTGTACGGGGAGTTACTTGATGGGATGAAGGAGGTATGCAACTCGCAGGGCTATGACCTAATCGTATGCAGTGGGGAACAATCTCACCGTATGCTTCCAGAACGGATGATTGACGGTGCAGTCATTCTTGACCATACCTTCTCTAGTGAGGAACTGCTCAAGCATGCACAGCGCAACCATAAGATCGTCGTATTGGACCGGGAGCTGGAGCATCCGAACATTAATCAGGTGCTGCTTGATAATAAAGCGGGAGCGACCCTGGCCACGGAATACCTTGTTGAACAGGGGCATAAGAAGATTTATGTCGTAACCGGCCCAGACGATTCGTTCGACTCGATTCAACGGATGAAGGCAGTTAATCTGGTGGCGAGTCGGGCCGATGATGTGGAATGGATTGAGCTGCCCGGGGATTTCAAGAAGAGCGGAGGCGAGAGGGCTGCCGAACGGATTATTCAGGAGTATACAGAGCCGGTTGCTGTCTTCTGCCTGAATGATGAGATGGCGATCGGTCTGTGCAACCGCCTGGCGGATACGGATTTCATCATTGGCGAGCATGTACACTTAATTGGCTTTGATAATATCGAGCTCAGCCGGTATATGCAGCCGCGATTAGCCACGATTGATTACTCCAAGCGTAAATGGGGCGCGCTCGCTGCCGAACAGCTCATCAAGATCATTTCTGGAGAGGCTGTTGAGCATGAACGGATTTATGTAACGCTAGTGCAAGGTGCTTCCGTTGGTCGCGGACCGAAGCGGAGTAAACTGTATACGAATTAA